A single Cannabis sativa cultivar Pink pepper isolate KNU-18-1 chromosome 7, ASM2916894v1, whole genome shotgun sequence DNA region contains:
- the LOC115696933 gene encoding uncharacterized protein LOC115696933 produces the protein MAGNSLLFSVICVLHSMIAITSGALMMFYMKEIYSLGHGKEIAIKLMGSTPHDQLLIRTSDSFSGLLLITIGFLLLMVSLVRDKEFQSFFAKGCTILHVLMGLWRFYFERRVEDLAWDWIRQTLGDVVLALSWVFFLLYSWREKYD, from the coding sequence ATGGCAGGTAATTCATTATTATTCTCTGTAATCTGCGTTCTCCACTCGATGATCGCAATCACCAGCGGAGCTCTAATGATGTTCTACATGAAAGAAATCTACAGCTTAGGCCACGGGAAAGAGATCGCAATCAAGCTCATGGGCTCCACACCACACGATCAGCTACTCATTCGGACCTCCGATTCGTTCTCGGGTTTGCTGCTGATAACCATAGGGTTTCTTCTGTTGATGGTTTCGTTGGTTAGAGACAAAGAGTTTCAGAGCTTCTTCGCTAAAGGGTGTACGATTCTCCATGTGTTGATGGGTCTGTGGAGATTTTACTTCGAACGGAGGGTTGAAGATCTCGCTTGGGATTGGATTAGGCAGACACTTGGCGACGTCGTTTTGGCTCTCTCTtgggttttttttcttctttattcttGGAGAGAAAAATAtgattga
- the LOC115697322 gene encoding vesicle-fusing ATPase: MAGRYGFSSSSQATMKVTTTPSPDLALTNLAYVCPSDLQNFAVPSSKLFLALIGNSFVLSLCPHPSIHSGEIALNAIQRRHAKVSTGDAVPVIRFIPPDEFNLALLTLELEFVKKGTKSEQVDAVLLANQLRKRFIYQVMTSGQKVSFEYHGNNYIFTVNQAAIEGQEKSSGPERGMISNDTYIVFETSNQSGIKIVNQREAASSNIFRHKEFNLQSLGIGGLGAEFADIFRRAFASRVFPPHVTNKLGIKHVKGMLLYGPPGTGKTLMARQIGKMLDGREPKIVNGPEVLSKFVGETEKNVRDLFADAENDQRTRGDESDLHVIIFDEIDAICKSRGSTRDGTGVHDSIVNQLLTKIDGVEALNNVLLIGMTNRKDLLDEALLRPGRLEVQVEISLPDENGRLQILQIHTNKMKENSFLAPDVNLAELAARTKNYSGAELEGVVKSAVSYALNRQLSMDDLTKPVDEENIKVTMDDFLNACHEIVPAFGASTDDLKRSRLNGMADCGDRHKHIYQRAMLLVEQVKVSKGSPLVTCLLEGPSGSGKTALAATVGIDSDFPYVKIVSAETMIGLHESTKCAHIVKVFEDAYKSPLSIIILDDIERLLEYVAIGPRFSNVISQTLLVLLKRLPPEGKKLMVIGTTSELNFLDSVGLCYAFSVTYHVPTLKANDAKRVLQQLNVFAEDDIDSAAEALDDMPIKKLYMLIEMAAQGESGGSAEAIYSGKEKIKISHFYDCIQDVVRF, translated from the exons ATGGCCGGCCGGTACGGATTCTCGTCATCTTCTCAGGCGACCATGAAGGTCACCACCACTCCATCTCCGGATCTCGCTCTCACCAATCTCGCTTACGTCTGCCCCTCCGATCTCCAGAACTTCGCTGTCCCTAGCTCCAAGCTTTTCCTCGCTTTGATCGGAAACTCATTCGTTCTTTCTCTTTG TCCTCATCCAAGCATACACAGTGGAGAAATCGCTCTAAATGCAATCCAACGTCGGCATGCGAAAGTTTCTACTGGCGATGCTGTACCGGTGATCAG aTTTATTCCACCTGATGAATTTAACCTGGCATTGCTCACTTTAGAGTTAGAATTTGTGAAAAAGGGTACTAAAAGTGAACAG GTTGATGCTGTTCTCTTGGCCAATCAGCTTAGAAAGAGGTTTATTTACCAG GTTATGACTTCAGGACAAAAGGTATCATTTGAGTATCACGGcaataattatatattcactGTCAATCAAGCTGCTATTGAAGGACAAGAGAAATCTAGTGGCCCTGAAAGAGGGATGATATCCAATGATACATACATTGTTTTTGAAACCTCTAATCAAAGTGGAATTAag ATTGTCAATCAGCGTGAAGCTGCCAGTAGTAACATCTTCAGGCACAAGGAATTCAATCTTCAGTCTCTAGGTATTGGTGGATTGGGTGCTGAATTCGCAGATATATTTCGACGAGCATTTGCCTCCCGTGTTTTCCCTCCACACGTGACAAATAA ATTGGGGATAAAGCATGTCAAAGGTATGCTGCTTTATGGACCACCTGGTACTGGAAAAACTCTCATGGCTcgtcaaattggaaaaatgttGGATGGAAGAGAACCAAAG ATTGTTAATGGACCTGAAGTCTTGAGCAAATTTGTTGGTGAAACAGAAAAGAATGTTAGAGATCTATTTGCTGATGCTGAAAATGATCAGAGGACTCGCG GTGATGAAAGTGATTTGCACGTCataatttttgatgaaattGATGCTATTTGCAAG TCGAGAGGATCAACCAGAGATGGTACTGGAGTTCATGATAGTATTGTGAATCAGCTACTTACAAAG ATAGATGGTGTAGAGGCTTTGAATAATGTCTTGCTCATTGGAATGACCAACAGAAAGGATTTACTTGATGAAGCCCTACTGAG GCCGGGACGATTGGAGGTTCAAGTTGAGATAAGCCTTCCTGATGAGAATGGTCGTCTACAGATTCTTCAAATTCATACAAACAAAATGAAGGAAAATTCCTTTCTTGCTCCTGATGTGAACCTTGCCGAACTTG CTGCTCGTACAAAAAATTATAGTGGTGCAGAACTTGAAGGTGTTGTAAAAAGTGCAGTATCATATGCTTTGAATAGACAACTGAGTATGGACGATCTCACCAAACCAGTAGATGAAGAAAATATCAAAGTGACTATGGATGATTTCCTGAATGCATGTCATGAAATTGTTCCTGCATTTGGAGCTTCGACTGATGACCTTAAACGATCCAG GCTTAACGGTATGGCGGATTGTGGTGATCGACATAAGCACATTTATCAAAGAGCTATGCTACTTGTGGAACAAGTTAAAGTGAGCAAAGGAAGCCCGCTTGTCACATGCCTTTTGGAAGGACCTAGTGGCAG TGGTAAAACTGCATTAGCGGCTACTGTTGGCATTGACAGCGACTTTCCCTATGTCAAGATT GTCTCAGCTGAGACAATGATTGGTCTTCATGAGAGCACCAAATGTGCGCATATTGTCAAG GTTTTTGAGGATGCATATAAGTCACCGTTGAGCATAATTATCCTTGATGACATTGAGAG GCTTCTGGAGTATGTTGCTATTGGGCCTCGATTCTCTAATGTGATATCTCAAACACTTTTGGTTCTTCTCAAACGACTTCCCCCAGAG GGGAAGAAGCTTATGGTCATTGGGACAACAAGTGAACTAAACTTTCTGGATTCAGTTGGTCTTTGTTATGCATTTTCTGTGACTTACCATGTACCTACTTTGAAGGCTAATGACGCAAAGAGG GTGCTACAACAATTGAATGTCTTCGCTGAGGACGACATCGATTCAGCTGCAGAGGCACTGGACGAC ATGCCTATCAAGAAGCTGTACATGTTGATCGAAATGGCGGCTCAAGGCGAATCAGGTGGATCCGCCGAGGCAATCTATTCCGGCAAAGAGAAAATCAAGATCTCTCACTTCTACGACTGCATTCAGGATGTGGTCCGATTTTAG
- the LOC115697625 gene encoding aldehyde oxidase GLOX → MMSIIFTIHYYYYLILLIFKNPLLLLLLSSQIINITPLPLPFFSSNGRWHLLHESIGISAMHMQLLRNNKVIIYDRTDFGRSNISLPGGRCRVDPADTALQVDCTAHSVLYDILSNTFRPLTVQTDLWCSSGAVLPNGTLIQTGGYNDGDHVVRVFTPCLNQICDWIEIPNYLSQRRWYATNQILPNGEIIIIGGRRQFNYEFFPKRINNNSNGSLFELDFLRETSDFDENNLYPFVHLLPDGNLFLFANTRSILFDYNRNSVVKEFPPIPNSEPRNYPSSGSSVLLPLDEKEIIVEIMICGGAPSGSHRRAMRGAYVEALSSCGRLKVSDENPSWQVEYMPMSRVMGDMVILPSGHVIIINGAQRGTAGWECGEDPVTTPILYDPAAEHGERFSVMESSPRPRLYHSTAILLPDGRVLIGGSNPHVYYNFTGVNYPTDLSLESFSPAYLSLEHKAVRPRIVAARESVGYGELMSVVFRVIGETTLDSLSFRIIAPSFSTHAFGMNQRMIVLRVVSVVRIGLEGYNASVLGPSTAEIAPPGYYMMFVVHGEIPSHATWIKLH, encoded by the coding sequence atGATGAGCATAATTTTCActattcattattattattatttaatcctACTAATCTTCAAAaatccattattattattattactttcatCCCAAATTATTAACATAacaccattaccattaccattcttTAGTAGCAATGGAAGATGGCATCTTTTACATGAGAGTATTGGCATATCAGCCATGCACATGCAACTTTTACGTAACAACAAAGTCATCATCTACGACCGCACCGATTTCGGCCGATCAAACATTTCTCTCCCCGGCGGCCGATGCCGTGTGGACCCCGCCGACACCGCCCTACAAGTAGACTGCACCGCCCACTCTGTCCTTTACGACATTTTATCAAACACCTTCCGTCCTCTCACCGTGCAAACCGATTTGTGGTGTTCTTCCGGAGCCGTTCTCCCCAACGGAACCCTAATCCAAACCGGCGGTTACAACGACGGCGATCATGTTGTCCGTGTTTTTACCCCGTGTCTGAATCAAATCTGTGATTGGATTGAGATCCCAAATTATTTATCCCAAAGGAGATGGTATGCAACAAATCAGATTTTACCTAATGGTGAGATTATCATAATTGGTGGGAGAAGACAATTCAATTATGAGTTTTTTCCTAAAAGAATTAACAATAATAGTAATGGTTCTCTTTTTGAGCTTGATTTTCTTAGGGAAACTTCAGATTTTGATGAGAATAATTTGTACCCTTTTGTCCACTTGTTACCTGATGGAAACTTGTTCTTGTTCGCTAACACGAGATCCATACTATTCGATTATAATCGAAATAGTGTGGTCAAGGAGTTTCCTCCTATCCCGAACAGCGAGCCTAGAAACTATCCTAGTTCAGGCTCGTCTGTTTTACTTCCTTTAGATGAAAAGGAAATAATTGTGGAAATTATGATATGTGGGGGCGCGCCGAGTGGGTCCCACCGGCGCGCCATGAGAGGTGCTTACGTGGAGGCACTCAGTAGCTGTGGCAGATTAAAAGTGAGTGATGAAAATCCTAGCTGGCAAGTTGAGTACATGCCTATGTCTAGAGTCATGGGCGATATGGTAATTTTACCATCTGGCCACGTCATCATAATCAACGGTGCCCAACGCGGCACCGCCGGTTGGGAATGTGGAGAAGATCCGGTGACGACTCCAATACTTTACGACCCTGCAGCCGAGCACGGGGAGAGATTTTCGGTAATGGAGTCGTCGCCGCGGCCGAGACTTTACCATTCGACGGCAATTTTGTTGCCGGACGGGAGGGTTTTGATCGGCGGGAGTAATCCACACGTGTACTATAACTTCACCGGAGTGAATTATCCGACGGATCTTAGCCTCGAGTCATTTTCGCCGGCGTATTTGTCGTTGGAGCACAAGGCGGTGCGGCCGAGGATTGTGGCGGCGCGTGAGAGTGTTGGGTATGGGGAATTGATGAGTGTGGTATTTAGGGTTATTGGAGAAACGACATTGGATTCGTTGTCGTTTAGGATAATAGCTCCGTCGTTTAGTACTCACGCTTTTGGGATGAATCAAAGGATGATCGTGTTGAGAGTTGTGAGTGTGGTTAGGATTGGATTGGAGGGTTATAATGCTTCCGTGTTGGGTCCTTCAACGGCTGAGATTGCTCCACCGGGTTATTATATGATGTTTGTGGTGCATGGTGAGATACCTAGTCACGCCACGTGGATTAAATTACActga
- the LOC115697974 gene encoding large ribosomal subunit protein bL21m has protein sequence MANRRCLHTLARHSSAFFSKNHSSLHYLTIPTQQPLQTISTKFSLLSTNPCSARRDQWSQTCHFSSKTGNEDTEDENDDDDEEDYESTDDEGVSGPSTGVKREYTPEEKEAEAAAIGYKVVGPLERSDRVFKPYEPVFAVVEIGSHQFKVSNGDCIFTERLKFCDINEKIILNKVLMLGSSTQTIIGRPIVPDANVHAIVEEHALDAKVLIFKKKRRKNYRRTKGHRQELTKLRIIDVQGIEKPEIIEEPKTPKPPGKKQEKVAVTA, from the exons ATGGCCAACAGACGGTGTCTCCACACTCTGGCCCGCCACTCTTCAGCTTTCTTCTCCAAAAACCATTCTTCCCTTCATTACCTCACCATTCCCACACAGCAACCGCTTCAAACCATCTCCACCAAATTCTCATTGCTTTCAACCAATCCATGCTCTGCTCGGCGCGATCAATGGTCTCAGACTTGCCATTTCTCATCGAAAACCGGCAATGAAGACACCGAAGACGAAAACGATGATGACGATGAAGAAGATTACGAGAGTACCGATGACGAAGGAGTCTCGGGGCCGAGCACTGGTGTGAAAAGAGAGTATACGCCAGAAGAGAAGGAAGCTGAGGCTGCTGCTATTGGTTACAAGGTCGTTGGACCGCTTGAGAGGTCCGATCGAGTTTTCAAGCCTTACGAACCTGTTTTCGCCGTTGTTGAG ATTGGTTCGCACCAGTTCAAGGTCAGCAATGGAGACTGCATTTTCACTGAAAGATTGAAATTTTGTGACATTAACGAGAAG ATCATTTTGAATAAGGTTTTGATGCTGGGATCTAGTACGCAGACAATAATTGGTAGGCCCATAGTGCCAGATGCAAATGTTCATGCAATTGTTGAAGAACAT GCATTGGATGCGAAAGTACTTATCTTTAAGAAAAAGAGGAGAAAGAACTATCGTCGAACCAAAGGACATCGCCAG GAACTGACTAAATTGAGGATAATCGACGTTCAAGGAATTGAGAAACCCGAAATCATAGAAGAGCCAAAGACTCCAAAACCACCCGGTAAGAAGCAAGAAAAGGTTGCAGTTACTGCATAG